From the Phyllostomus discolor isolate MPI-MPIP mPhyDis1 chromosome 7, mPhyDis1.pri.v3, whole genome shotgun sequence genome, one window contains:
- the LOC114501767 gene encoding secretoglobin family 1C member 2-like, translated as KNLSRQLSKPLLSATQGSSTVLLVDFTLLCTCRLTTGEDNSEFFTDFLQTLLVGSPEELHEEPLSKHDINAEAKLALTELKSCRDVLQPVLKAELVKLQVQVLGRQDGA; from the coding sequence aaaaattTGTCAAGACAGCTTTCAAAACCTCTGCTGTCTGCCACGCAGGGGAGCAGCACTGTCCTGCTGGTAGACTTCACCTTGCTCTGCACCTGCAGGCTGACAACAGGGGAGGACAACAGTGAGTTTTTCACAGACTTCCTACAAACACTGCTGGTGGGGTCCCCAGAAGAGCTGCATGAGGAGCCCCTGAGCAAGCACGATATCAATGCAGAGGCCAAGCTGGCTCTGACCGAGCTCAAGTCCTGCAGAGATGTCCTACAACCCGTGCTCAAGGCGGAGCTGGTTAAGCTGCAGGTCCAAGTGCTGGGCAGGCAGGATGGTGCCTAG